The genomic stretch AGGGTGAATGCTTTGTATTTTACTTGCACAGCCTTCTTCATCGCCCCTAGTAATGACGACTTCCGTCATCTGGTTCGGTTGTATGGATTTTAGACCGCGCTGAGGACTACGCTTATCAAATTCATCAATAAAAATATTTTGAATTTGCTGGTTAATTTTGCTTGTACTGCTCTTCAGTACCACTATCTCATAGCCAACGGCTCTACCTGCTAGGCTAAAAAAAGAAATAATGATAAGAAGGAGATATTTATTCATAAAGTAAAAAATTGGTGTGTTCTCTCGTGAGAAGAGGCTTTTTACTGTCCGAACGCAACAAATATAACAATAGCTTTGTAAATAAATAGTTACAAGTAAATTTTACGCCAAATATCCGCTAGGGTTTGAAAAAAATATTCCTTGATAAAATATTAAAAGATATATTGGGTAGATTCGAGTACTATTTTTTTCAAATTCATCATTCTCAAAAAAAATGGCGTTGTAAAAAATCGATCTACTGATGAAAAATGATTACCTGCTCGCTGCCTTATTGCTCCTCACAACCTTTCTTGCAGTCCCACCTGCTCTGGCTGATAATAACACGCGTCGGGAAGACAAATTCCTGAAGGAGTGGTATATTGAAGATGAACAGGTTGAAACGGCTACCCGCTCTCCCAAACCCATGGCTCAGGTGGCGGAAAATGTAACCATCGTTACCGCCGAAGAGATTGAGGCCATGCATGCCCATACCCTGGCAGAGATTCTCAACCGGCAGTCCGGGGTATTTGTCAATTTCTTTGGTCAGGATTTCCTTGGAGACTCAACTCTCCGTCTTATAGGAACTGGCCGGCACCATGTGTTACTGCTTCTTGACGGGGTGCGTTTAAACCTTAATTCAACTGGTAGCGCCTTAACTCATTTTATCCCTCTAGGTATTATCAAACGTATTGAAATCATCAAGGGGGCCGCCTCATCTACTTGGGGCTCTGCCCTGGGTGGCGTGGTCAATATTATCACCAAGGATGTTGGTAAAAACAATAGACCAACCGGAAATGTTGATGTCAGTTATGGTGAATGGAACAGTCGTGATGTTTCAGCCGATGTGGCTGGAAAGGTGAAAGCCCTTGGCTATTATCTCTATGCTGGTAATATTGATTCGGAGGGTCTACGCCTTGATCGCTACGCTGAAAGAAACTCCTTATACGGCAAAATACAGCTCCAATTGCCCCGCAGTTCGCGTCTGACTTTCACCGCTGGCTACAGTGATCCTTTCAATAAAAGTCTTAACTGGGAGGATGCCTGGGGGATTGCTGATCTTAATATCTATGAAGATATTGAGCATCAAAATATCTGGGGTACACTGTTTTTTGACACTGAAATAACACAAAATCTCTCCCTCCATCTTTCCGGTCAACATTTTAATAATACTTTTGCAATTGAAAGGTATTCCTTGGGGATTGGGCTGGGTGGACCCCAGGGTGACCTGATCTTTGGAGAAGAATGGGCGGATGAGATTAACTCCTTTATTGGTCGACTCACCTGGGCAAGAGAATCTTTTACCGCCAACCTCGGTTTTGAGTCAAGCCGTAGCGAAATGAACTATGCAAGCCGATCAGGATCCTTCTTTGAAGGACCGTCATTAACAGAAGATGAACCGGTAGCAGAGGATCGGCACGGCCTATACGCTAATCTCACATACGTTAAAGGCAATTTCTCCATTACCCCTGGCTTACGCTATGACGACCACTCCAATTCAGAGGAATCGGTAAATCCTTCCTTGGGCCTTACCTATCTGCTTTGCCCCGCTACCCTGTTCAGGGGCTCTATTGCCAAGGGGTTTTCAGCCCCTTATCTGGCTGCCTCTTCTCACTCCCCAGACCTTCAACCAGAAAATACCTGGACCTACCAAGCCGGAATAGAAACCGGTCGTATTCCCTCTCTTCACCTTAAGGGGACGATCTTTCATCAAGATATTGAAGATGCCTGGGAGTTGACTGTACCATGGATCAATACCGGCACCTCCCGTCTCAATGGTTTTGAGTTTGAGGCAAAAACTGCTTCCTACTTTGATTTAAGCCTGACCGGCAATTTTACCTATATTAAAGGGAAAAACAAAATAACTGAGAGCAACACCTGGGTTGATGATGAGACCTCTACCGGCAACCTCATTCTTACCTACTATAACACTGCATATGGCTTGAGGGCAGAACTTGCCAGCCACTATTACAGGATGAATGATCTCGTAACCAATGAAAAGCCCGAACATGGTACTTTTCTCTGGGAGGTTCTCATTGCAAAAAACTTTGATGTCTTATCCCGCAGTGGTGAAATTTACCTGAAAGGGCATAATATCTTTAACGGGGAGCAATACTTTGATGTAGACTATCCCAACCCAGAACGATGGCTGGAAGCAGGGCTTGCTCTTAAATTTTAAATTGACCTTTTCGTCTCTTATCTGTTAGGTTAAGTTGTTGTGCTAATCGCTTTACTCAACTTTACGGCCTGAAGGAGGCACAGGATGAAGAAAAAATTGATCGTTCTCAAGAAAGGAAAAAATGTTAGAATCGTAGCTGCTACGGGTGATTGTTGTTCAGGTGGGCCCTCTTCTTCCAAATAACGCATCAACCTATTATTTTTTATTGAGGAGAGCTTTGGCTCTCCTTTTTTATTTCCTTTGGTAAGATAGATGTATTTCACCCCCTACCTCACCGTCCACCGACATCACTCCATCCCGGATCAAGTCCTTCTTTTTTCCACCAAGACCGGCGCACTTGTCCTGTTGCCGGAAGAGGATTTTACAGCCCTGCAAAACGGGGAGACTGAAAACGACTATATTGAACCCCTCACCGACATGGGCTTTCTTGTAGAAGACGTGGAGGCAGAACACCGGGACGTTGCACAATATATGGAGGATATTAACCGCCATAACCCCAATCTGACCCTGGCACTTATCCTGGGAATGGAATGTAACTTCGGTTGCCGCTACTGTTTTGAGGGGAAACAGAAGGGGAAGAAGACGATGGATGATCGGACGGCAGATCAGCTCATCTCCTTTATCAAAGAGCGTTTCAAGCCCGGTAAGAAAAAGCTGATCTTACAAATCTACGGTGGCGAGCCACTCCTCTATACAAAAAGGATTATCTACCTGGCGAAGCGTTTGAAACCGTTTATTGAGGAAAGGGGAGCGAAATTTGTCTTTGATCTGATCTCCAATGGTTCCCTGCTCACGGAACAAGTGGTGGATGAGCTGAATGAATGGGGCTTGGACGGTGTCAAGGTGACCATCGACGGACCACCGGAGAACCATAATCAGTTCAGGCCGTTCAAATCAGGTGCCGGGAGTTTTGATGTTATTGCAGGGAACCTCAAAAAGGTATGCACCAAGACAAAAATTCGCCTGGGCGGTAACTACACCAGTGAAACATACCGGAATTTTGCAACGGTCCTTGACCTGCTTTCCCAGAAAGGCATTACCCCGGATAAGGTTGAACGGGTAAACTTTAATATTGTCATGCAGGTCCGTGATAAAATTACCAGCAATGAATTCGTGGGAGGTTGCGCCACCATCAATGAACCGTGGCTGCGCGATGCCGCTCTCCATGTTCGTAAGGAGGTTTTGCAAAAGGGCTATCCCATCGGAGAACTCGGCCCGGAACCCTGTGCCGTTGAGATGGATGATGCCTTTACCATTCATTACAACGGTAGCCTCTATAAATGCGTTTGCTGGGTGGGTCACGAACAGTATAAAATAGGCGATATCTGGCAGGGTGTTACCGAAAACGTCCAGGAGTCCCACCATCTCTTTCACTGGCAACGGGAAGAAAAATGTCAAAAATGCAAATACCTGCCTCTCTGCTTCGGAGGCTGCCGCTATATGGCCTATCAACGCGACGGTCATATGGGGCAGGTGGATTGCCGGAAACCCTTTCTCGATGCCACCCTGGAAACCATGCTCTTGCAGGATCTCCAGTATCTCCACGGGCAAATAAGCGAGTGCTCACCCGGCTAGTCTCCCTCCTACATTATTAAATAATTCCAACACACTCATAAATTCTCTTGCTGCATCTTTCTCGCCATCAACTCTTTCTCCTGAGCAGCTTGAAGGAGACGAAAAATCTCACGGCTATGCTGCCTGTTCCGGCCCATAGCAAAGAAAAAGGCCAACCGATGCAATTCATGCTGGTCCACAGAGGGTAACTCGACAGCAATATCTTCCACTACAGCGGATGACCAGTCCTCTGTCAAATCCAGATGCTCCGCCTTTGCCTCGCGCCGAGCTGCAATGGCCTCCTCAATCAAGATGTCCCGGAGATATTCCAACTCATGGAACTGTTTTTTCTTATGAAGCTCTGTTCCCTTACGTTTTGCCAAAAAGGCATAGAGTTCCTCAGTCGAAGTATCTCGAAGACGCTTGGTAATGTACTTAATTTGCCGCTTTCTCGACCCGCCTTTCAGGCCAGACACTTCCTGAAGCAACTGCTGAACCTCCTCGTCCACAGGCAATGTCCCCAACAGGCCAGCGGGCAAAGCAACCAACTCTACGACCAATTTTTCTACCTGCTTTACCCTACGCTTTTGCTCAGATCTACTCAGATTCATCCTTTCCCCACCTTCCCTAACTCAATAACTTTGTTCAAGATACAGTTTGCGGTTTCTACCTTGGACAGGAGAGCCAATTGCTCCGCGTCATCCCGAGTGATCAAAGTAACCTGATTGGTATCCACATCAAAGCCGCTTTGTTTTCCAAGAATATCATTGACCACTATCAAATCGGCCTTTTTGGTTTGTAACTTACGCCGTCCTTCAGCCTCATGGTTATTGCTTTCTGCAGCAAATCCGACCAACACCTGATCCGCCCTCCTCTCTCTGCCCAAAGTGGCCAGAATATCCTGATTCGGCTCCAACTCAAGCCGGAGATCAGCGCCTGTTTTTTTGATCTTCAGCGAAGCAACATTTTTCGGTTTAAAATCAGCCACAGCCGCCGCTTTAATAATTATACTGGCATGATCAGCATGCTCTCTGACTGCTTCCGCCATTTCTGCGGCTGTCTGCACCGAGACCATAGTTACTCCAGGAGGAGCGGGAAAATTTGTCGGGCCGGAAATCAGCGTCACTTCCGCTCCCCGCCGCCTTGCCGTTCGAGCAAGGGCATAGCCCATTTTCCCGCTGGAACGATTGCTCAAATAGCGGGCCGGATCTAATGCTTCTCTGGTCGGACCTGCTGTAATCAAAACATTTTCACCAGCCAAATCCTGCTCAACAAAAAGCGCCAGCAAGGTCTCGCGAACCGGGTCCCATTCCGCCAAACGTCCTGAGCCGACTTCCCCGCAGGCCAACGAACCGCATTCCGGCTCCACAATGATATAACCCAGCTCCCGCAAGGTGGCAAGATTGCGTTGCGTGGCCGGATGGGCAAGCATTTTAGCATTCATTGCAGGACAGACAACCACCGGTGCAGCAGCGGCAAGAACAGCTGCGGCAAGCAGGTTGTCGGCCATACCGTGCGCTAACCGAGCGAGAGTCTGGGCTGTTGCCGGGGCGATCAGGATCGCGTCAGCATCACTGGACAAGGTGATATGGGCCATCACCTCCTCTGCCTCGGTACTAAACATATCAGTGTAGACCTGGTTACCGGAAAGCGCGCCAAAGGTAAGGGGAGTAACAAAGCGAGTGGCGGATTCCGTCATCATGACCGTCACTCGCGCCTCTTCTTTGGCAAGCGAACTCACCCAACCAGCTGCTTTAAAAGCAGCTATCGAGCCGGTCACACCGAAAAGAATTTTTCGGCCCTGCATGGTTGAATGCATATTGTTCTTCTTGGCAAAAAATACAGAAATTCTAAAGAGTGATGCAAGCTCCCTCAAGTGAGGAAGCTTGTTCGAGAAGGGGTCGGGAACTTTGTAGATTATAGATTACTTTGTCGGAATGGCTTCTCCAAAAGGATTCAGGCCGATAGCAGCAGTCTTATCAATGGTAACATAGAGAGTAAGACCGGTGTTGCGGAAATCATGCTCTGATATGGTCATCATACAGGTCTTATGCGGCTTAACAAAGGCAAGCATAATATCACCGGAGGCTGCCTCTCCAACCAATTTCCAGTTAGTGTCTTCCATAGCCCTGGTCATGTAACCCTTCAATGAGGCGGTTTCCACCAAGCCCGAGTAATGCCAAATTCCACCATGAAAGGATTCTGTCTTGATAGCCATGGATCTCTTCCTGTCCCATTCCATCTCAACCGGGACAATAATATCTTGGATATCATCAGCAAAACCGCCGACTGCTGGCAGCATATCGCCGACACCCGCGCCCTGCATGCCTGTACCGGGAAAAATTGTACTGATGCAGCCGGACAAAAATAAGGTGATAGCGACCAAAAAGAAGAGTAGAATTCTACTGATTGACGGACATTTTTTCATGGGGCGGTTCCTCCAAATTCGTGTAAGATAAAATCTGCCAGCGGTAATCTTCGGGATTGCTGGTTTCTGTGTAACGGATACCCTAAAGCTACAATAGCCATAAGGTCATATTGATCGCTGAGCTGCAGAACGTCATTGACCTGCTGCTTATTTTTAAGAATCTGACCGAGCCAAACCGCACCGAGCTCCAGTTCGTGCGCGGCAAGCAGCATGTTCTGAATACATGCTCCTGCAGCCTGATGATCCTTGACGGAATCATACATCTTTTCCTGATCAAGGTAAACAGCAATAAGCGCGGGAGCCGCCTCAACAATATGACTGTAATGGGTCAGAGCGGCAAGGCGGACTGAAATGCTATCATCCTGAATTGTGACAAACCGCCAAGGCTGATTGTTTAATCCCGACGGCGCCCAGATACCGGCAGAAATAATTTTATGGAGCAGTTCTTGCTCTACCGGTTTTTCGCTGAATTCACGAATACTGCGTCGCTCTTTAATTATTTCTTGAATATATTGTTCCATATTTTTATGGCCGTTCATTTTTCGTCGTTATCCGCACCAGAACAAAACAATTTAGCTGGTGTTTGCGAAATATATCGCTCCTGTTAAAAAAAATACGTCCCTCATGTCAATGCTCATTGGTCAATAATTATTCCGTTTAACCGCCCAGCAATGCTTTGCTTCTTGTCCTGTCCTCCCCTTTCTGGTATGACTGCATAACAAAGAACATATTATCTCATTTTTTATAGAATAATGAAACAAACATCGCAACCACCTGCCCTTTCACTGGGATACGGACTCATCGACTCACATTGTCATCTTGACATGGAAACCAGTCAGGATGCCATTGACGATATTATTGGCTCCGCCAAGCAATGCCATGTACATACAATCATCACCATCGGTATTGATCTTGCCAGCTCACAACGGGCTGTGGAATTAGCTCATACCTATCCCGGTGTTTATGCCTCTGTCGGTATCCACCCGCACAGCGCAGAAGAGGGAGATGATGCTGTTTATCAACAGCTAAAGGAACTGGCGACCTCAAAAAAAATGGTGGCCTACGGAGAAATCGGTCTTGACTACGCCAAACAATACGCGCCAGTGGAGCGCCAGCGCTTGGAGTTTACACGACAGCTTAAGATTGCCAAGGAGCTGGAGTTACCGATCATTATTCATGACCGCGAGGCCCATGAAGACACTGTACACATCATCAAGGAGCAAGGGCCATTCCCGGCAAGTGGCGTAATGCATTGTTTTTCCGGTAACATGGCCTTTGCCCATCAGGTACTCGACCTGGGCCTATATATTTCTATACCCGGTATTGTTACTTTTAAAAATGCCTCGGACCTTCAAAAGGTCGCCCGGGAGATCCCCCTGGATCGCATGCTCCTTGAAACAGACGGACCTTTCCTTGCCCCGGTTCCTTTTCGCGGCAAACGCAATCGCCCTGAATATCTCCTGTATACGGCTGCGATGGTGGCAGAGTTGAGAGGCATTTCAATTGACGAAATCGCTCGCCAAACCTCACGCAATACCAAACAGCTTTTCACCTTACCTGGTCAAGGTGACGAGCAATGATCTGTACCAATCTGGAGCAGATTCGTTCTGTTATTCGAGAAACAGCCATAGGCTGCGGGAGAGATCCCCAGGAAATCAAACTTGTTGCGGTCTCGAAACGGATGCCTGTCGAGATGGTCTCTGAAGCCCATCAATGCGACCAAATGCTGTTTGGGGAAAATTACCTTCAGGATGCCGAGAAAAAAATCCGCCTATCGCCCCCTTCCCTGCGCTGGCATTTTATCGGGCATGTACAAAGTAATAAAGCAAAAATGGCTGCTGAACTGTTTCAGATGATAGAGACGATTGATCGATTAAAAATTGCTCGCTCTCTGGATCACCATGCAGGCGTATTACAAAAAAAACTTGATGTTTTGGTGCAGGTGAATGTGGGGAGAGAACCGCAAAAATCCGGGATCCTCCCTGAAGATGCAGGAGATCTCCTCCGAGCCATGCAGCCCCTGACAAACCTACGGTTGCGTGGATTGATGACCATGCCTCCCTACGGACATGAGGCCGAAGCAAGCCGACCTTGGTTTCAGGCCTTGAAAAAATTATCTGTAGAGCTTGCAGGCGAGAACTGTTTTTATGATAATAAGGCTGTTGAGCTTTCTATGGGCATGTCAGGCGACTTCAACGTCGCCATTGAGGAGGGAGCAACCTTGGTCCGCCTAGGCACGGCGATCTTCGGTGAAAGGCCTCTGTAGTAAACCAACAAACGACCTCCCGCCGGTGGTCAAAACGTTGAGCCGGATCCTTGTTTCTCCCTTCTCTCGGTAAGGGATTCGACCCTCACGGTATATTTTCAGTTTACCCCAAAAAAGGAAAGAGAATGAAGATAGCAATGATTGGGACAGGTTACGTTGGATTAGTGACCGGAACCTGTTTTGCCGAATTTGGCCATCACGTTACCTGTGTAGACAAACTTGAGGAGAAAATAAAAACCCTCAAGGAGGGAAATATCCCTATCTATGAACCCGGCCTGGACTCCATGGTGGCAAAAAATGTTGCGGAGGGACGCCTCCGATTTACCACGGATTTAGCAGATGCTGTCCCTGATGCAGAGGCAGTTTTTATCGCTGTGGGCACCCCGACCTCACGAAGAGGTGACGGATACGCCGACCTGACCTATATATACGCTGCCGCCAAGGAAGTGGCTGAGCACCTTGAAGGCTACACCGTTATTGTGGATAAAAGTACTGTACCTGTCGGAACTGCCCGCCAAGTGGCGAGAATCATCAGCGAGACAAATCCAGCAGCGGATTTTGATGTGGCTTCAAATCCTGAATTTCTCCGAGAGGGTGCGGCTATTGCTGATTTTATGCGTCCCGACAGAGTCGTCATAGGGATCGAGTCGGAACGTTCAGAGCAGGTATTACGGGAAATATATCAGCCACTGTACCTGCGTGATACGCCCATTGTTAGCACCACCATTGAGACAGCGGAACTGACAAAATATGCGGCAAACGCTTTTCTTGCCGTAAAAATAAGCTTTATCAACGAAATAGCTGCTGTCTGCGAGGCAGTAGATGCAAATGTAACAGATCTTGCCAAGGGAATCGGCATGGACGGCAGGATCGGCAGTAAATTCCTCCACCCAGGACCCGGTTACGGCGGATCCTGCTTTCCCAAGGACACCCTGGCCCTGATGCGCCTAGTTCAAGAATATGGTGAGAGTTTACGCATCGTCGAGGCAGCTGTAGAGGTCAATGCAGCGCAGAAGGCCCGAATGGTCAAAAAAATTAGAGATGCCCTCGGTGGTTCAGAAGCAGGAAAAACCCTCGCTGTACTCGGCCTTACCTTTAAACCAGAAACCGATGATATGCGTGATGCACCAGCTCTTACCATCCTGCCTGCCCTGTTAGAAAAAGGCGCTACTGTCCGAGCCCATGATCCAAAAGGAATGGAGGAAGCAAAAAAATACCTTCCAGAAGGTGTGGAATATTCGAGCGATGCTTATAATGCCTGCGAAGGAGCAGATGCTGTGGTACTGATGACAGAGTGGAATCAATACAGAGCCTTGGATTTTGAGAGACTCAAGAAAGGTATGAAAACGCCGATCTTTATTGATCTACGCAATGTGTATGATCCAACGAGCTTGAAAAATTTAGGCTTCAGCTACGTCGGCGTGGGGAGAAAGTAAAAACGAGCAAAATGACCTCCCCCGCCCCTAGGGCGGGGGAGTAAAACCCGAGGTTTCGCAATAAAGAAAATTATCTTTATTAGCCTCTGCGCTTGGAACTTGCCCGTTTTGCCGCCTTCAACGGGTTAACTCGTACTGTTACCACCTCTATTTCCGGTTTCGCATGGGTGGCGAAATTACATATACCCAAGCGCCATTTTGCCGCCGGATCAACATAGGTTTTACAATACTGACTGCTGTTTTCCTCAACGACACGATCGCAGCCGTCGCATTTCTCTATAATCGGCTGAAAGGGACCATCGCTATAATTTACGGCGTTGCCGGTCTGCATTTTGCGAACCTCCTGAAAAAATATAAGATTTCTCTTGAAACAGAAAAAAAACTTACATACAATGAGAATAAAATGTACTGTTCAATTTTAGTCCAAAAATACTACCTTATAAAGGCTATCAACGGAACTGTCAATACATTATCCGATCTACCCTGCATTCACATAAATATTTCTGGAGTTTGAATTATGCCTGTCTACGTCTGGAAGGGAAAAAACACCCTGGGCAATACAATTAAGGGTGAGGTTGAAGCGGGCAATGAGACCGCTGTCATTGCTCAGCTCAAACGCTTACGCATCCAAAATCCGAAGATAAAGGAAAAACCTAAGGATATGTTTGCGAATGTCGCATTCTTACAACCGAAAGTTACCGGCAAGGACATCGTTGTTTTTACTCGGCAGATGTCTACTATGATTGACGCAGGACTCCCCTTGGTACAAAGCCTGCAAATACTCTCAAAACAGCAGGAAAATCCGACCTTTAAACGCGCTCTCCTTGCGATTGTCAACGATGTGGAAACAGGTACAACCCTTGCCGACGGCATGCGTAAACATCCGAAAGTCTTTGATCCCCTTTTTTCAAATATGATTGAAGCTGGAGAGGTGGGTGGTATCCTTGATACCATCTTGAGTCGTCTGGCGGACTTTAAGGAAAAGTCCATGGCCTTGCAGAAAAAAATCAAGGGAGCCATGACCTATCCGACAATCTGTCTCTTCATTGCCATCCTTATCCTTGCCGTCATTCTGATTTTTGTTATCCCGGTTTTCGAAGAGATGTTTGCCAGTATGGGGAGTGCCTTACCGGCACCGACCCAGTTCGTTGTTGATGCGAGCGAATTTGCCCAGTCCAATCTTTTCTATCTCATTGCAGCAGCTTTTTTTGCAGGTTTTATCTTTAAAAAAGTCTATGCTACAGAAAAAGGCAAACTCAAAATAGATGGTATGCTCCTCCATGCCCCGATCGCAGGCGTACTCATCCGTAAGGTAGCTGTAGCCAAGTTTACCCGAACCCTCAGTACCATGCTGGAGAGTGGCGTGCCCATCCTTGACGCCTTGCAAGTCGTGGCTAAAACGGCAGGCAATAAAGTTATCGAACAGGCCGTCTTTCATGTCGCTGATTCTATTGCTGAGGGCCGGCCTATTGCTGAACCATTAGAAGA from Candidatus Electrothrix communis encodes the following:
- a CDS encoding TonB-dependent receptor, coding for MKNDYLLAALLLLTTFLAVPPALADNNTRREDKFLKEWYIEDEQVETATRSPKPMAQVAENVTIVTAEEIEAMHAHTLAEILNRQSGVFVNFFGQDFLGDSTLRLIGTGRHHVLLLLDGVRLNLNSTGSALTHFIPLGIIKRIEIIKGAASSTWGSALGGVVNIITKDVGKNNRPTGNVDVSYGEWNSRDVSADVAGKVKALGYYLYAGNIDSEGLRLDRYAERNSLYGKIQLQLPRSSRLTFTAGYSDPFNKSLNWEDAWGIADLNIYEDIEHQNIWGTLFFDTEITQNLSLHLSGQHFNNTFAIERYSLGIGLGGPQGDLIFGEEWADEINSFIGRLTWARESFTANLGFESSRSEMNYASRSGSFFEGPSLTEDEPVAEDRHGLYANLTYVKGNFSITPGLRYDDHSNSEESVNPSLGLTYLLCPATLFRGSIAKGFSAPYLAASSHSPDLQPENTWTYQAGIETGRIPSLHLKGTIFHQDIEDAWELTVPWINTGTSRLNGFEFEAKTASYFDLSLTGNFTYIKGKNKITESNTWVDDETSTGNLILTYYNTAYGLRAELASHYYRMNDLVTNEKPEHGTFLWEVLIAKNFDVLSRSGEIYLKGHNIFNGEQYFDVDYPNPERWLEAGLALKF
- the gptM gene encoding geopeptide radical SAM maturase, with translation MYFTPYLTVHRHHSIPDQVLLFSTKTGALVLLPEEDFTALQNGETENDYIEPLTDMGFLVEDVEAEHRDVAQYMEDINRHNPNLTLALILGMECNFGCRYCFEGKQKGKKTMDDRTADQLISFIKERFKPGKKKLILQIYGGEPLLYTKRIIYLAKRLKPFIEERGAKFVFDLISNGSLLTEQVVDELNEWGLDGVKVTIDGPPENHNQFRPFKSGAGSFDVIAGNLKKVCTKTKIRLGGNYTSETYRNFATVLDLLSQKGITPDKVERVNFNIVMQVRDKITSNEFVGGCATINEPWLRDAALHVRKEVLQKGYPIGELGPEPCAVEMDDAFTIHYNGSLYKCVCWVGHEQYKIGDIWQGVTENVQESHHLFHWQREEKCQKCKYLPLCFGGCRYMAYQRDGHMGQVDCRKPFLDATLETMLLQDLQYLHGQISECSPG
- a CDS encoding DUF615 domain-containing protein, with amino-acid sequence MNLSRSEQKRRVKQVEKLVVELVALPAGLLGTLPVDEEVQQLLQEVSGLKGGSRKRQIKYITKRLRDTSTEELYAFLAKRKGTELHKKKQFHELEYLRDILIEEAIAARREAKAEHLDLTEDWSSAVVEDIAVELPSVDQHELHRLAFFFAMGRNRQHSREIFRLLQAAQEKELMARKMQQENL
- the coaBC gene encoding bifunctional phosphopantothenoylcysteine decarboxylase/phosphopantothenate--cysteine ligase CoaBC, producing the protein MHSTMQGRKILFGVTGSIAAFKAAGWVSSLAKEEARVTVMMTESATRFVTPLTFGALSGNQVYTDMFSTEAEEVMAHITLSSDADAILIAPATAQTLARLAHGMADNLLAAAVLAAAAPVVVCPAMNAKMLAHPATQRNLATLRELGYIIVEPECGSLACGEVGSGRLAEWDPVRETLLALFVEQDLAGENVLITAGPTREALDPARYLSNRSSGKMGYALARTARRRGAEVTLISGPTNFPAPPGVTMVSVQTAAEMAEAVREHADHASIIIKAAAVADFKPKNVASLKIKKTGADLRLELEPNQDILATLGRERRADQVLVGFAAESNNHEAEGRRKLQTKKADLIVVNDILGKQSGFDVDTNQVTLITRDDAEQLALLSKVETANCILNKVIELGKVGKG
- a CDS encoding nitroreductase; protein product: MNGHKNMEQYIQEIIKERRSIREFSEKPVEQELLHKIISAGIWAPSGLNNQPWRFVTIQDDSISVRLAALTHYSHIVEAAPALIAVYLDQEKMYDSVKDHQAAGACIQNMLLAAHELELGAVWLGQILKNKQQVNDVLQLSDQYDLMAIVALGYPLHRNQQSRRLPLADFILHEFGGTAP
- a CDS encoding TatD family hydrolase, producing the protein MKQTSQPPALSLGYGLIDSHCHLDMETSQDAIDDIIGSAKQCHVHTIITIGIDLASSQRAVELAHTYPGVYASVGIHPHSAEEGDDAVYQQLKELATSKKMVAYGEIGLDYAKQYAPVERQRLEFTRQLKIAKELELPIIIHDREAHEDTVHIIKEQGPFPASGVMHCFSGNMAFAHQVLDLGLYISIPGIVTFKNASDLQKVAREIPLDRMLLETDGPFLAPVPFRGKRNRPEYLLYTAAMVAELRGISIDEIARQTSRNTKQLFTLPGQGDEQ
- a CDS encoding YggS family pyridoxal phosphate-dependent enzyme, which produces MICTNLEQIRSVIRETAIGCGRDPQEIKLVAVSKRMPVEMVSEAHQCDQMLFGENYLQDAEKKIRLSPPSLRWHFIGHVQSNKAKMAAELFQMIETIDRLKIARSLDHHAGVLQKKLDVLVQVNVGREPQKSGILPEDAGDLLRAMQPLTNLRLRGLMTMPPYGHEAEASRPWFQALKKLSVELAGENCFYDNKAVELSMGMSGDFNVAIEEGATLVRLGTAIFGERPL
- a CDS encoding UDP-glucose/GDP-mannose dehydrogenase family protein encodes the protein MKIAMIGTGYVGLVTGTCFAEFGHHVTCVDKLEEKIKTLKEGNIPIYEPGLDSMVAKNVAEGRLRFTTDLADAVPDAEAVFIAVGTPTSRRGDGYADLTYIYAAAKEVAEHLEGYTVIVDKSTVPVGTARQVARIISETNPAADFDVASNPEFLREGAAIADFMRPDRVVIGIESERSEQVLREIYQPLYLRDTPIVSTTIETAELTKYAANAFLAVKISFINEIAAVCEAVDANVTDLAKGIGMDGRIGSKFLHPGPGYGGSCFPKDTLALMRLVQEYGESLRIVEAAVEVNAAQKARMVKKIRDALGGSEAGKTLAVLGLTFKPETDDMRDAPALTILPALLEKGATVRAHDPKGMEEAKKYLPEGVEYSSDAYNACEGADAVVLMTEWNQYRALDFERLKKGMKTPIFIDLRNVYDPTSLKNLGFSYVGVGRK
- a CDS encoding PxxKW family cysteine-rich protein; translated protein: MQTGNAVNYSDGPFQPIIEKCDGCDRVVEENSSQYCKTYVDPAAKWRLGICNFATHAKPEIEVVTVRVNPLKAAKRASSKRRG
- a CDS encoding type II secretion system F family protein produces the protein MPVYVWKGKNTLGNTIKGEVEAGNETAVIAQLKRLRIQNPKIKEKPKDMFANVAFLQPKVTGKDIVVFTRQMSTMIDAGLPLVQSLQILSKQQENPTFKRALLAIVNDVETGTTLADGMRKHPKVFDPLFSNMIEAGEVGGILDTILSRLADFKEKSMALQKKIKGAMTYPTICLFIAILILAVILIFVIPVFEEMFASMGSALPAPTQFVVDASEFAQSNLFYLIAAAFFAGFIFKKVYATEKGKLKIDGMLLHAPIAGVLIRKVAVAKFTRTLSTMLESGVPILDALQVVAKTAGNKVIEQAVFHVADSIAEGRPIAEPLEESGVFPNMVVQMINVGESVGALDAMLEKIADFYDEEVDQAVENLTAMIEPFMMVFLGGTIGGLVIAMYLPIFTMADAI